The Sorangiineae bacterium MSr11954 DNA segment AGGTTCGCCGCACGGCCAATCCCAAACTCGAGCATGCCGCCGCACCAAACGGGTACACCGCGGGCCATGCACAGATCGTGAATGCGCTTGGCCTCGAGCAAGCCCCCCACCCTGCCCGGCTTGATGTTCAGAACGCGGCAGCTCCCGAGCGCCAGCGCCGTTCGTGCGTCGTTGAAGGAGCCGATGCTCTCGTCCAAGCAGATGGGGGTTCGCAGCATCGTCTGGAGCTCCGCATGATCGGCAAAGTCGTCCCACGCGAGCGGCTGTTCAATCATCATCAGATCGAACGCGTCGAGCCTCGCGAGGGTGGGCGCGTCCGCCAAAGTGTAGGCCGAGTTGGCATCGACCATCAGCGCAAGCTCGGGAAACCGACCTCGCACCGCCTCGACCAAGGCCACGTCCTTTCCCGGTGCAATCTTGAGCTTCACCCGAGGACACCCCTCTTGCACGTGCCGCGCGATGCTCTCGAGAAGCTCGCCGCGATCCGTACGGAGCCCCAGGACCACCCCGCTCGCGACCTCGCTTCGCGTCCCCCCCAGCATCGCGGCCAAGGATTGGCCGCGGCTCTTGCCGAGGAGATCCCATGCGGCCAGCTCCATGGCCGCCCGCGCAAAGGTGTTGCCCCTCACCCCGCGGTAATGCGACACGAGCTCCTCGATGCCCGACCACTCCACCCCGAGCACCGCGGGAACGATGACGTCGCGCAGCGCGAGCCACGCGCTCTCGGCGGTCTCGCCCACGTAGTGCGGATCGGGCAGCGCCGCACACTCACCCCACCCCACGAGGCCCGTGGCTTCCGCACGCACCAGCGCATGACGAAGCCCTCGAACCTCGAGCGACGACGTGCGAAACGGGGTCACCAGATCCATTTGCACCTCCATCAAGGTCACCCGGTCGATGCGCATGGTGGTCGCTCGCATTGTCGCTGGCCGGGCCGGCGATCGCAGCCCATGTTTCGCTCGTGCTCGTTCTTCTTCATGGATTCGGCGGCGCTCCCGCTTCCTGGCAGGATGTCCAACGCGAGCTCTCGGAGCCAAGCCTCGCGCCCGCGCTGCTCGGTCACGATGGCCATTCGGACGGATCTGCGCCCATCGACACCTTCGATGCGGAGGTCAACCGCATCGCGGCGATGGTCCCTCCCGGCTCCCATATCGTCGGTTACTCGCTCGGCGGCCGCGTGGCACTTGGTGTCGCCGTTCGACATCCGGGGCGGATCGCACGTTGCACCCTGATCAGCACCCATCCCGGCCTTGTCTCGGGCGACCTCCGCGCGGCGCGCGCCGCGGCCGACGATGGCTGGGCGGAGCGACTCGAACGCGATGGCCTGGCGAGCTTCTTTGCAGCATGGGAGTCGCAGCCAATGTTCGCAACGCAGCAGCGGCTCCCCGAGGAAACGCGGGCACGGCAGCGCACGATTCGCCTGGCCCACCACCCCGCCGGCCTCGCGCGGGCGATGCGCACGCTGTCGCTCGGCCGCATGCCGCCTCGCTGGGCCGACCTCTTCGAGGTGCAAGCCCCCGTGAACGTGGTCACGGGCAGCCTGGATGCCACGTACGGTGCGCTGGGCGAGCAGCTCGCAGCGGCATTGCCTTTGGCGCGATGCACGGTCGTACCCGACGCAGGCCACAATGTGGTCCTCGAAGCGCCGCGCGCGATCGCGCGCATTGTCATGGCGCCGTGAGTGCTATCGTGCAAACGCAACGAATCGAGGTGGGGCATGATTCGAACGGCGCTCACACAGTGGGCTCGCGTCCTCATGACGAGCTTTGCCGACGCCGGGGTCGAGCACGTGGTCATCAGCCCCGGCTCGCGCTCCACGCCCTTCGTGTTGGCGGCCGCGCGCGAACCGCGATTCATCTGCCACGACATCATCGACGAGCGCGCGGCGGCCTTCTTCGCGTTGGGGCAGGCGCGGCGCACGGGCCGGCCCAGCCTTCTTCTGTGCACATCGGGCACCGCCGGCGCGCACTACTTTCCTGCGATCGTCGAGGCAGCCATGTCCCGCGTGCCGCTGCTGGTGCTCACCGCCGATCGCCCCAACGAGCTCCAGTCCTGCGCGGCCGCGCAGACCATCGACCAGCTCAAACTCTTCGGAGGCTATGCGCGGCAGTTCTTCGACCTGGGCCTGCCCGATCCCGCCCCCTCGGCCCTGCGCGCCCTGCGCCGAATAGTTGCCCAGGCAACTTTTACATCGACGTGGCCCTCGGCGGGCGCCGTTCACCTCAACGCCCGCGCCAAACAACCCCTGGAGCCGATGGAGCCGGAGACCCGCGACGAGCACGCCCTCGCGCACGAGGTGGGATCGCTGCTCGCCGAGCCACTCGTCTCCGCCTTCGCCCCTCGCATGGAGCCGGATCCCGCAGCGATCGGCATCCTTGCGCGATGGGCGCTCTCGGCGGCGCGCCCGCTCATCGTCTGCGGTCCCTCGCCGCTCGCACCTCGCGCAGATGAGCTCCACCGCGATGCGCTCTTCGATCTCGCGCGCACCCTCGCCGCCCCCGTCTTTTGCGAAGCGGCCAGCAACGTCCGTTTCGTGGACGCGGCCGCCGCGCGCGGGGTGCTCCTCTGCGACGCCTTCGACACCTTTCTTCGCTCGCCATCCTTTCGCGCGAACGCGCAAGCCGACTTGGTGCTGCACCTGGGCGCTCCGCCCACGTCCGCATCCTGGGCTGCCTACGCCGGCGGTCTGCGCTCGGCGCGGCGGATCATTTTCTCGGAAGAGGGCTGGAACGATCCCCAGAACAGCGCCGCCTTGCACCTGTTCGGCAGCACACGCGCATCCTTGGAGGCGCTCCACCGCGCCATGGCGCCCGCGCCCGCGCCCGCGAGGGAAAAACCTCCCGGCGCTTGGCAAGAGCTCCTCTGCCGGGCCAACGATATCGCTTGGAGCATCATCGATGAGGATCTCGCCCGAACGACGACCATGACCGAGGCCGCCGCGGTGCGCGCCATCGTCGGCGCCCTGCCCATTGGATCGCACCTCTTTTTGGGCAATAGCCTGCCGATCCGCGAGGTCGACACCTTTTGCAAAGGCAGCCACGCGACGGCGCGCGTCCTCTCGCAACGAGGTGCCAGCGGCATCGACGGATTGATCGCCGGCGCCGCCGGCGCGGCGAGCGTGGGCGACTCCCCGATGACCTTGCTGCTCGGCGACATCAGCTTTTTGCACGATGTCTCGTCGCTGCTCATCGCACGCCCCCTGCGCGCTTCCTTCGTGATCGCCGTGTTGAACAACGGCGGCGGTCGCATTTTCGAACAGCTCCCCGTGGCATCCTGGCCCGGCATCGAGCGCGCGGAGCTTGCACACCTGACGACCCCGCACGACCGCAGCACGGAACATGCGGCGCACCTGTATGGTCACCCCTTCGAGCGCGTGGCCAGCCTCCCCGAGCTCTCGGATGCCCTTGCGCGCGCGCATGCCCGCCCGGGGTGCACCCTCCTCGAGGTGGTGGTCCCGCCCCACGGTGCGCACGAGCAACACAGCCGAATTTGGGAGACGGCCAGCGCCGCCGTCGGGCGGCTCGTCGAACGATTCGGGCCTTTCTAACAAAGGAGAGCGGCACCATGGTTTCCCGAATATTCAACCCCGAGCGTTGGCGCCCCGTCGAAGGTTTTGCATTCGATGACATCACCTACCACCGCGCCTTGGACCAAGGGACGGTGCGCATTGCGTTTCATCGCCCCGAGGTGCGCAATGCATTTCGCCCTCGCACGGTGGACGAGCTGTCGACCGCGCTCGAGCACGCGCGCAGTCTCACCGATGTCGGCTGCGTGTTGCTCACGGGAAATGGCCCGTCGCCCAAAGACGGCGGGTGGGCGTTTTGCTCCGGAGGCGACCAACGCATCCGCGGCAAAGATGGTTACGAATACGCGAATGAAGGCGGCCAACGCGATCCAGGCTGTCTAGGACGTCTGCACATCTTGGAAGTCCAACGTCAGATTCGCTTTATGCCCAAGGTGGTCATCGCGGTGGTCCCCGGCTGGGCCGCCGGCGGCGGACATAGTTTGCACGTGGTGTGCGATCTCACCATTGCGAGCAAGGAGCACGCCGCGTTCAAACAGACCGACGCCGACGTGGCGAGCTTCGACAGCGGCTACGGCTCCGCCCTCCTAGCGCGGCAAGTCGGGCAAAAGCGAGCGCGCGAGGTCTTCTTCCTCGGCAAAACCTATTCGGCCGACGAAGCATTTCAGATGGGCATGGTCAATGCTGTGGTGCCGCACCGGGAGCTCGAGGCGTTTGCGCTGGATTGGGCGAAGGAGATCAACGCCAAAAGCCCAACCGCGATTCGAATGTTGAAATTTGGATTCAACCTCCCCGACGATGGCATGGTCGGACAGCAAATTTTCGCCGGGGAAGCCACCCGCCTCGCCTATGGCACGGAAGAGGCAAAAGCCGGGCGCGACGCCTTCGTCGAAAAGTGTCCATCCGACTATTCGAAGTTCCCTTGGCACTATTGACGGCCTATCTTGTCCGGCGACGCCATCGCTCGATGCATTGCATCGCAGAACGCTCTTTTGGAGAATCCGTCATGAGCGAAATGACCGCCAAAGAAATGGACGAGCTGCTCGATCACCATTTGGCCGCCGAAATGCGCGGCGATGTGGAGGCCACCCTTGCCACCTTCTCCCCCGACATCGAGCATGAAATGGTGGGTCCGGGTATCCTCAAGGGCATCGATGCCGTCAGGCCACGCTACGAAGGGCTCTTTCGCGACGTCGAGAGCCTTTCGTACAAAACCCTTCATCGCGTGCACGGTCCTGGATTCGTGGTGGACGATATGCTTCTCCGGGTAAAGGTCCTGGGCACCATGATGGGCATCCCAGGAAATGGGCGAATCATCGAATTTCGCATGCTGCACCGCTTCAAGATGCACGGCGGAAAGATCACCCGCGAAACGGCGTGGCTCGATGCTGCCGCCGTTCTCAGGCAGCTCCGCGGATGATTTCGCGGATAGTTTCGCGGGTAACCGCGCGACTGACATTGTGACATTTCAATTTTCCGATATTTCGACCATGGGAGGTACCCCGATGATGACTCCTGAGCAAATGGATGCGGTCGTCAATGAGCACATGGCTGCCGAAAAGGCATCGGACGTGGAGCGGGCGCTGGCCACCCTCACACCCGATGTGATCCATGATGTCGTGGGCGCCCCCGACGGCGTGCTCCATGGCCGCGAACAGGTGCGGGGACGGTACAGCCATCACTTTCAAGAGGTCCAAATCGTCGCCCACACCGTCAACCGGCGCCTTCATGGTGACCATTTCCTGGTCGACGAGTGTACGATGGATGTCACCGTACCCGGTCGCCTGGTGGGCATTCCAGGCCATGGAAAGCGCGTTCAATTCCGAATGGTGCAGCTCTTTCAATTCCGCGATGGCCTTATCGCGCGCGAAAACGTCTGGGTCGACGCTGCGACCATTCGCCGCCAATTGGCTTAGAACGACGCGGAGCGTCTCGAAACCGCCACGGGCAGGTGACGGAGACCGCGGAAGAGCAAGGTCGATGCGCGCTCCAGCGGACCGTCGAGGTGCGCACCCGAAATCCGCCGGAGCACCAAGGGCGCAAGGGTATTGAGCTGCAGCCGCGCCAGCGGCGCGCCCAAGCAATAGTGAACACCGGCGCCAAAGCTCACCGCGCCGCCGTCGGGGTCGCGGTTGCGGTCGACCCGGAACCGATCGGCGTCCTGGAACCTTTGCGGATCGCGGTTGGCCGACGCAAAATGGATCATCACCTTCGAGCCCTTGGGGACGCGAACACCGGATATTTCCGTATCCGACAAGGTATTGCGGAAAAAGGCCTGAACCGGCGTATCGTAACGCAGCGCCTCCTCGATGGCGCTCGGCAGGAGCGCCGGATTGCGGGCGACCTTTCGGGCCTCGTCGGGGTGCTCGAGGAAGGCCAGCGCGGTGTTGGCGATTCCATTCACCGCCGGCTCGAAACCGGCCACGAGGAGCAGCACGCAGAAGGCCGTGACCTCGAACGGGGTGAGCGCCTCGGCTTGATTGGCCGCCACCAGCATGGTGATGACATCGGTCGCCCCCGGTCGCGGTCGCACCCGCCGCTCCTGCGCCAGCGCCTTCAAGTACGCAATGAACTCCTTGCGCGAGGCCTCCGCGCGCGCGGCCGCCTCCGGCGATAGACCTTGCGAGAGATCGGCCATGACGTTGTCGGCCCATTTGCGAAAGCTGCCTCGGTCGGCGTCGGGGACCCCCATCACATCGGCAATGACGCCGAGCGCCAGCGGCTCGGCAACGTCGGCCACCAGATCGCCCCGCCCCGCCTCGAGCAAGCCATCGAGCGCCTTCTCCGCGAACATCGCGATCCGATCCGCGAGCACGTCCACCGCGCGCGGCGCAAAATACTTGGCCACCAGACGGCGCAGGCGCGTGTGCTCCGGCGGATCGTACATGGGCATCATGGGCCGCTGATTCCACTCGAGCCCCACCCCGCCCGTGGAGGAAAAGACCGCATGGTTCTTGGCTGCGGCAACGACATCATCGTAGCGCGCGACCATGTAATAGCTGTACCGCTCGATGAACAAGCAGGGACTCGCCTCCCGCACCCTCGCGTAAAACGGATAAGGGTCATCCAGGATTTCGCGCGCAAACGGATCGACGTCGTTCAGGATCATATTCCACCCGTATTGCGGGAGACTTCGGCCGATGCCAGCATCATGAAATGAGCAAGCCCTGGAACAAGGAATGCGACGTCCTCATCATCGGGGGCGGTCTTGCCGGTGGAACGCTAGCACGGCAGCTCCGACTGGAGCAGCCGGAGCTCTCCATCATTCAATTGGACCGCAAAGTCGATTTCGATTGGTGGGTCGGCGAAGCCACCGTCGAGGTGTTCGACGACTATGCCATTCGCATCCTGAAGCTCGGGCCTTATCTCTGGAAGAAGCACATCCTCAAGCACGGACTGCGTTTTTGGTTCGACAACGAGGAGCGCTCGCTCCCCCTGGAGGAGATGTCGGAGTGGGGGCGCGCCCGCTACACGAGCGTCAACACCGCCTTTCAGCTCGACCGCGCCAGCTTCGATCGCGACATTCTGCAGATGAACCGCGACATGGGGGTCGAATGCCATCAAGGCGCGCGCGTGCTCAGCGGACAGTCCGACGACCTGCCGCATATCGTCATCGACCGCGACGAGGGCCATATGGTGGATACCACGGTGGGCACCATCCGGTGCAAATGGCTGGTCGACGCCGGCGGGCGCTCATCGCCGCTGGCGCAGCAGCTCCATTTGCTCCACGAGGGGGATGGCCCTTGGCTCCGGCAGCGTCCCGGCCCCACGGGCTCCTACTGGGGGCGTTTCAAAAACAGCAAATCGATCGATGACTTTGGAAATGACGCCTGGCGCCGAAAGGTCGGCTACACCCTCCGCAACCTCTCGACGAACCATTTCATGTATCCGGAGTACTGGATTTGGCACATTCCATTGACCGAGGACATCACCAGCATTGGCGTCTCCTTCGATCACGACAAGATTCCGCTGAAGATGAAAAGCGCCCAAGATCTGGTGGCGTTCTTCCATCAGCACAGAGCTCTCCGCGACATCCTCGCCGGCAGCGAGTGTCTGGACTTCATGGGGCTCAAGTACCTGCGGCGCGCATGCAAACAAGTGTACTCCACGGATCGATGGTTTCTGACCGGTATGTCCGGCTCCTTCGTGGACCCACTTTTTTCCACGACCTCCGCCAGCATTTCGGTATCCAACCGCTTCATCGCCGAAATGATCCGCGCCGATCGCGAGGGCGACACAGTTACGTTCGCGCGACGGGTGCGGCACTGCAATGACTTCATGCTGACGCTTTATCAGGTCCTCACGGCAGGCATCATCTTCGACCGGTTTGGCTCCTTCGACGCGTGCGCGGGCTGGATCTCGCAGCGATTCCACAATTATTGGAACTACGAGATGGTCAACCAGCTCGATGACTTCAAGCGCTACTTTCGAAGGATCGATGCGCACGACGAGCACTGCGGCTGTTCCATCGCCCGCTCGATCGAGAACCACTACGGGAGCTCCCTCATCGGCGTCACCGATCGCCTCACCGACGAGTTCATTGCCTTGCTGCGAAAGCGCGACCTCTACTTTGCCCGCAACAAGGGCTACTTCTTCGAAGGATCGGCGCGCCAGAGTCTCATCGACAACGCCTATCGCTTTACGAACGACGATCGCCAACGACGCCTGGAGCAGCAGGTCGAAACCATGAAGAGCTACGAGGGTTGCTACCGCTACTTTCTCCGACGCGCGTGCGACATCGAAGGCATCTCCTGGGACGAAGGCACCTTCGAGTCCTTTTTTGCGCGCGATACCGGGTCCGGGCAGACCCTCGCCGATGGCCTTCGCGCCATGTGCAACCCCAAATCGCCGTCGAGCGCTTTACCCGCACATCTTCCTACGCGTTATGTGCATTGGACGCCCAAGGGCCCCATCGATGCGTATGCACGCGAGCATCATCGCGCTACGAATCAGTTCATTGGCCCCGACGGAGCCGATGTCTAGCGGTCCACGAATGGACAGCGGCTCCACGAATCTGTGGTCCACGAGTCGACACTTCGGACGATGCGTCGGCGCGGTACATTGCAAATCGAAGACATCGCGATGCTTATGACCATCGACGGTGCGCGTCAAACATCGGCATATGCGTTGCTGCCGTATGGCCCAGGAGGTATGAGCCATGAGGCAATGGAGGAATATCGCATCGACGATGGCGCTTGGGCTGGCAATGGCGTGCGCCTGCAGCAGCGCTTCGGAGAACGCCATGCCCGAGGGGGACACGGAAACCACCGACGATTTCTTGAGCGCCCGATGCCCGGATCGCGAGGTGCTCCGGGATCTGCGCAAGACCAAGCAGGCCAACGAGCGCTACCGGGATCCGGCGAAGGCGGTGGCCGATGGCTTCATCGCATCGCCCGTATGCAGCATGACGCCCTTCGGCGCGCGCGGCTATCAATATGTGCACCCTGCACGTTTTGGGGACACCGCGCCGCTTCCGCACGATTTGACCAAACCGCAGTTGCTACTCTATGTACCTGGCAAGAACGGTAAGCTCGAGCTCGCGGCCGTGAGCTTCATGCAATACATCTATCAGGATGGGGCGCCCTATCGCGGCGATGAGCAGCACCCGCCGAATCCGGCCTCCATTCCCCCCACGCCGGTGCTCTACAAGCAGAGCTTTGCAGGCCCGATGGCCGGACACTTCATCGGGCAGCCATGGCATTTCGATATCACGGCTTGGCTCTGGGTCGACAATCCCTCCGGCTTGTTTGCATTGGGCAATCCCGCGGTTACGTGTCCGTAACGCGCCGGGTGTACGCTTTGGCGATTGACGCGCATCGCACGCGCACCGGATACTCGGAGTCCACGACCAACACGTGAGGTGTCGGATGAACAATGCACGCTTGATGACGCGCGAGGAAATGGACGCTCTCATGGACGAGCATCTCGCGGCCGAAGACGCTGGCGATCTGGAGAGGGCGCTGGCCACATTTGCAGAGAACGTGGAGCACGATATCGTAGGTCCCGGAGGGGTCCCCGTGGTGCACGGGGTCGAGGCAGTACGGCCGCGCTACGACAACCTGTTCAAGAACATCCAGTGCGTGAGCCGCAAGCAGCTCGAACGGCTCCATGGGGACAACGTTCTCATCGATGATTCGCTGTTGACGGTAAAGGTCGTCGGCAAGATGGGCCCCATGGAGGGTCGGGGTCGCACCATCAGCTTCCGAATGTTCCATGTCATGGAGATGGCCAACGGCAAGATCACGCGCGAGAACGTATGGTTCGACACATCGGCCATCGCGCGGCAGCTCATGTAGCCACGGCGCCCTCGGCCTTTCCGCGACGGTGTCGCGCATACTCGAGCCATGCGGGACCGCGGGTAGGCTTGGGCCGCGGCACGCTGCGAATGCCCAGCTCCGGAACCACCCAGCCGGATCGGTTGGGCGCCACATCGGCGAGCAAGCGCAAGATGGACTCGCGATGCTGCGCCCGACCGACGGTCATCGCCTCGCGGTCCTCGGTGTACACGACGAAGACGGCAACATCGGGATCGAGCCGGTCCACGAACTCGAGCGATCGTCGAACCTCATCGGGCGTTTCGTCTTCGGCGCCCAGCACGAACGTATGGGAATCGAGCAGCCCATGTCTTACGAACAGCTCGCGCGTTCGGACGATATCTCGAATGCGAAAGGGCTTTTTGAGGAGCTTGAGCATACGCTCGGTGCCTGAATCGGAGCCTACCTCGACCCCGCAGCACCCCGCGCGAACCATCGCCTCGACCAGCTCGTCATCGAACGCCGCAGGCGTCCCATAACAACACCAGGAGAGCGGGCTCCCGCGCGCGATCAGCTCGTGACAGAGCTGAAGGGCCGCTTTCGGCGGCACATTGAAGACGCTGTCGACGAAGAACGCAAAGGAGACACCGGCGGTGCGGGAGCGCTCCAGCACCTCGTCGGCCACCCGCGCCGGCGAGCGCACCCGCACCTTGCGGCCCTCCAGATCCGGATAATCGCAGTACGTGCAGCCGAAGGCGCATCCCCGCTTGGTTTGAATGTTGTCGGTCCCCGTGTACGCGTAGTACCGCGGGTCGACCAGATCGCGCGCAATGGGGGGCAGCAGATCGAGATCGCTCACGATTTCGGCGCTTCGGCGGAGCTGGATGCCCGATGCTTGCGAGTGGACCACGCCGCCCCCATGAACGATGCGCGGAACCGCACCGCCGCGCGCGAGCGTGTCCACGATCTGGCGAAAGGCGCGCTCCCCCTCGCCCACGACGCCGATGTCGGCGCCGAGCCGCGTGAGCAACCCCTCGGGTCGCAACGAATACCCCGCGCCGCCGAGGACGAGCGGGACCTGGGTGTGCGCGCGAATGGTCCGGGCCAGATCGGTGTACTCGCGCAAAAGCGCCTGGGTGCCCTCGTCGCTGTAGGCATTGGTGTTGAGGTTGCGCAGCGCGAGCCCCACCACCTGCGGATCGAATTGGGCGATGGCGGCCTCGATCTCCGCGTGCGGATCCTCGGCGAAGCAGAGGTCGAGCACGCGGACGTCGTGCGCATCGCGGATGGCGCCCGCGATCGCGAGCACGCCAATGGGGACCACCGGCGAGGGAAACATCTCGCGATTGGCGGAGATCAACAAGGTGCGCAGCTTGGGTTCGTCGCTCATGAAACGACCCCTTCTCCAACGGCGCGTTCGACGTGAACATACGAGCCGCGCGTCATATCGTCGGCCAATGCGGGGCCTTTGGGAATCCAGCCGAGCATCTCCCGCGCCTTTCTCCCCGACAGAACGGTATTGCGGGTCACGATGTCCGGATGAAACGAATCGAGGTAGCGCTGCGACGCGCGCGCCTCCTCGATGCTCCAGCTCTTCACGCGTCCCCCGGCGCCCCCCGCGATGCTGCATAGCTCCGCCATTCGGCGAAAGGAGAGGACCTCCTCGGACGCGGCGTTGAAGACGTGACCCGCGGGCGATTGCTCGATGAGAAGGCGATAGATAGCGGCGAGATCGTCGACGTGAACGGTGGACCAACGATTGGCCCCGTCGCCCACCAGCCGCGCCGCGCCCTCGTTGCGCGCGGAGTCGACCATCACCAACAAGGTCGAGCTTCCTCCCCGGCCGTACACCATGGGAGGACGCACGGCCACCGCACGTACCCCGCGCCCGCAGCCCGCGAGCGCCCGCATTTCAATGGCGCCGCGCCACCCGGTGCTCGTCCCGATGGCGAGCGGATGCGTCTCATCGTGAACGCCATGGCCGGTATCGCCGGTAACGGTACCGCCGCTGGTATAGATGAATGTCTTCCCCGAGCCCGCGAGGGCATCGATCAGAGCATCCGTCGACTCGCCGTCCACACGGGCCACGTCGCGCGTGCGATGAAAGCCCAGATGGATGACGGCGTCGGCTGCGCGCGCACCCCGGGCAAGAGAAGCGACGTCCATGAGATCGCCGCGGAGCACGCGAACCCCCAGGGCATCCAGCTTGGCGGCAGCTCTATCGCTGCGCGCAAGAGCGGTTATCCGGTGACCGGCCGCGCGCAAAACCTCAGCCACCGGACCGCCGACATAACCGCTCGCGCCGGTCATAAAGATTTGCATCGGGAAAACGATATCGCATCTTTTGCACTATTGGCACGAGCAATCCAATGCCGTAGGCTCCGCGCATGGTGGTGCTCAATGACCGTGTGCGCCTCGCCAAATTGATCTGGGGCTTTCGATTGTCGCAAGCGGTCATCACGGCCGCGAAGCTCGGCATTCCCGATCTTCTCGGCCATGAGGCGCAGACCGCGGGCGATCTCGCGTTACGCGCGGGTGTGCACGCGCCATCACTTCATCGCTTGCTGCGCGCGCTGGCGGGGATGGGCATCTTCGAAATGGACGCGGCTGGACGTTTTTCGAACACCCCACTTTCCGACCTTCTTCGCGACGATGTCCCGGGGTCGATGCGCGCGCTCGCGCTTTTGCCCGGCGATACCGCCTTTTGGGCCGCGTGGGGCGCGCTCGATCAATCGGTGAAGACCGGCAAAACGGCGTTCGAGATTCTGAACGGCTGCGACGTTTGGACATGGCGCGCCGAGCGCCCGGAGGCGAGCGCCATCTTCGACCGTGCCATGAGCGGTATCTCCTCCATGCAGACGGCCGCCATCACCGAGGCTTATCCATTCTCGTCCGGCGATCGCATCATCGATGTCGCCGGCGGCAATGGCACCTTGCTTGCGGCCATCGTGGCGGCCAATCGCGGGGTGAGCGGGGTGTTGTTCGAGCAACGACACGTCGCATCGCATGCCAAAGCAAAGCTTGGCGCACAAGCGCATATCGACATCGCGGAGGGCGATATGTTTGCGGCCATTCCGCGCGGCGGCACCGCGTACCTCCTCAAGACCATTCTGCACGACTGGCAAGATGCCGAGTGCCTCGCCATCTTGAAGCGCTGCCGGGAGGCCATGGCGGAGCCGGCAAAGCTGCTCGTGATCGAAGAAATGATCCCGCCGCCGGAAGAGCCGCCGAGCGATACCATCCTCTTTTTGGACTTGCAAATGATGGTCACGGCGGGCGGTCGCGAGCGAACCCTGAACGAGTTTCGGAGCCTCTTGCAGGAGACGGGGTTTCACCTCGCGCGGGTGATCGGCACCAAGTGCCCCTTGTCCATCCTCGAAGCCGTCCCGGTCTAGCGTTTAGCCCCCGCGGGGTGCCACGAAGAAAGGACTCGGCCATGGCGAACGA contains these protein-coding regions:
- the menC gene encoding o-succinylbenzoate synthase → MRATTMRIDRVTLMEVQMDLVTPFRTSSLEVRGLRHALVRAEATGLVGWGECAALPDPHYVGETAESAWLALRDVIVPAVLGVEWSGIEELVSHYRGVRGNTFARAAMELAAWDLLGKSRGQSLAAMLGGTRSEVASGVVLGLRTDRGELLESIARHVQEGCPRVKLKIAPGKDVALVEAVRGRFPELALMVDANSAYTLADAPTLARLDAFDLMMIEQPLAWDDFADHAELQTMLRTPICLDESIGSFNDARTALALGSCRVLNIKPGRVGGLLEAKRIHDLCMARGVPVWCGGMLEFGIGRAANLALASLPGFTLPGDNLGSDRYFTRDLVEPVIRDRAGILSVPRGPGIGCTVDEEHLRRHRVRAITLTAHARY
- a CDS encoding alpha/beta fold hydrolase; the protein is MLVLLHGFGGAPASWQDVQRELSEPSLAPALLGHDGHSDGSAPIDTFDAEVNRIAAMVPPGSHIVGYSLGGRVALGVAVRHPGRIARCTLISTHPGLVSGDLRAARAAADDGWAERLERDGLASFFAAWESQPMFATQQRLPEETRARQRTIRLAHHPAGLARAMRTLSLGRMPPRWADLFEVQAPVNVVTGSLDATYGALGEQLAAALPLARCTVVPDAGHNVVLEAPRAIARIVMAP
- a CDS encoding ester cyclase — translated: MMTPEQMDAVVNEHMAAEKASDVERALATLTPDVIHDVVGAPDGVLHGREQVRGRYSHHFQEVQIVAHTVNRRLHGDHFLVDECTMDVTVPGRLVGIPGHGKRVQFRMVQLFQFRDGLIARENVWVDAATIRRQLA
- the menD gene encoding 2-succinyl-5-enolpyruvyl-6-hydroxy-3-cyclohexene-1-carboxylic-acid synthase, giving the protein MIRTALTQWARVLMTSFADAGVEHVVISPGSRSTPFVLAAAREPRFICHDIIDERAAAFFALGQARRTGRPSLLLCTSGTAGAHYFPAIVEAAMSRVPLLVLTADRPNELQSCAAAQTIDQLKLFGGYARQFFDLGLPDPAPSALRALRRIVAQATFTSTWPSAGAVHLNARAKQPLEPMEPETRDEHALAHEVGSLLAEPLVSAFAPRMEPDPAAIGILARWALSAARPLIVCGPSPLAPRADELHRDALFDLARTLAAPVFCEAASNVRFVDAAAARGVLLCDAFDTFLRSPSFRANAQADLVLHLGAPPTSASWAAYAGGLRSARRIIFSEEGWNDPQNSAALHLFGSTRASLEALHRAMAPAPAPAREKPPGAWQELLCRANDIAWSIIDEDLARTTTMTEAAAVRAIVGALPIGSHLFLGNSLPIREVDTFCKGSHATARVLSQRGASGIDGLIAGAAGAASVGDSPMTLLLGDISFLHDVSSLLIARPLRASFVIAVLNNGGGRIFEQLPVASWPGIERAELAHLTTPHDRSTEHAAHLYGHPFERVASLPELSDALARAHARPGCTLLEVVVPPHGAHEQHSRIWETASAAVGRLVERFGPF
- a CDS encoding nuclear transport factor 2 family protein, which encodes MNNARLMTREEMDALMDEHLAAEDAGDLERALATFAENVEHDIVGPGGVPVVHGVEAVRPRYDNLFKNIQCVSRKQLERLHGDNVLIDDSLLTVKVVGKMGPMEGRGRTISFRMFHVMEMANGKITRENVWFDTSAIARQLM
- a CDS encoding ester cyclase, producing MSEMTAKEMDELLDHHLAAEMRGDVEATLATFSPDIEHEMVGPGILKGIDAVRPRYEGLFRDVESLSYKTLHRVHGPGFVVDDMLLRVKVLGTMMGIPGNGRIIEFRMLHRFKMHGGKITRETAWLDAAAVLRQLRG
- a CDS encoding cytochrome P450 — encoded protein: MILNDVDPFAREILDDPYPFYARVREASPCLFIERYSYYMVARYDDVVAAAKNHAVFSSTGGVGLEWNQRPMMPMYDPPEHTRLRRLVAKYFAPRAVDVLADRIAMFAEKALDGLLEAGRGDLVADVAEPLALGVIADVMGVPDADRGSFRKWADNVMADLSQGLSPEAAARAEASRKEFIAYLKALAQERRVRPRPGATDVITMLVAANQAEALTPFEVTAFCVLLLVAGFEPAVNGIANTALAFLEHPDEARKVARNPALLPSAIEEALRYDTPVQAFFRNTLSDTEISGVRVPKGSKVMIHFASANRDPQRFQDADRFRVDRNRDPDGGAVSFGAGVHYCLGAPLARLQLNTLAPLVLRRISGAHLDGPLERASTLLFRGLRHLPVAVSRRSASF
- a CDS encoding 1,4-dihydroxy-2-naphthoyl-CoA synthase, whose amino-acid sequence is MVSRIFNPERWRPVEGFAFDDITYHRALDQGTVRIAFHRPEVRNAFRPRTVDELSTALEHARSLTDVGCVLLTGNGPSPKDGGWAFCSGGDQRIRGKDGYEYANEGGQRDPGCLGRLHILEVQRQIRFMPKVVIAVVPGWAAGGGHSLHVVCDLTIASKEHAAFKQTDADVASFDSGYGSALLARQVGQKRAREVFFLGKTYSADEAFQMGMVNAVVPHRELEAFALDWAKEINAKSPTAIRMLKFGFNLPDDGMVGQQIFAGEATRLAYGTEEAKAGRDAFVEKCPSDYSKFPWHY